TCCAGTTCGGCTTGTCGATGTCATCAGTCTCAAGAGGGATATAACCACGACCACCGTACTCGTCAACAAAGAGGTAGAACTTTTCGCCATGGGCATCGCCTGGGTTTGATCGGAATGCCGTGGGGCCCTCGATGGCTTTGAGCCCAGCCTTAGCTCCAATGCAACTGGCCTGGGTCGTCCATTCATCATCAGGTGCGAGAAGTGAGTTGGACTTTTCTTGGATGATATCCGTGCATCCAGTAACAGCGCCTTCATCCTTGGTGAAGCGGTAGAGAGTATTTCCGGACTTGATGACGGTGGTGTCAATCCGAGAATCGCCAGTATCCTGCCAGATCTCCGGTTTCGAAAAGGTAACGAAGTCGCGAGTGAGAGAGTACAGCATGCGGTGATAGGAGCTCCCCTCATGCTTAGGATCATCTTCAGCGTACAGTGACGACGCCCAGAAAACGACATAGGCTTGTTGTTCAGAATCCCAAAATGCCTCAGGTGCCCAGGTGTTGCCAGCATTATCAGGCGAGACCTTGACATGGCGTTGTTCAGACCAGTTAACCAAGTCATGAGACTCCCACACTTCGAGGTAGAGACTACCTTGTCGGACTGCCGCTCCCCACGAGGTGCCACTGCCGATAGAGAGGTCGGTGGCAATCAGGTAGAAGGTATCTCCCTCGGGAGAGCGAATGATGAAAGGATCTCGTAGACCTTTAGTGCCGAGCGTGGACTTGAGGACTGGTTGGCCGCCATTAAGTTCCTTCCAGTTGAGGGCATTGTTCCCGTTGCTTGAAGCGAAGAAGATATTCTCGCCTTGAAGAGAGTTTCCCGTGAAGTATGAAAAGGCGTAACCTTCAAAAGCTCCGATGTTAGTCTTCTGTCGAACAGATGCCTTGAACTCTCGCTCAAGGACCTCATCACCGGACTCGATGGTAGCAACAAGAGTCACTGAAGTGTTGCTTCCTTGACGGTTGACCACGCCGTCATTGCTGATGACTGctgtgttgctgctgttccATGTGACAGTGAAGCCATCTGAATCTGCTGGGAGGTGGATATTGCCGCGGACATCTTCAATATTTGTGACAGAAAGGGCAGACAGGGCACTCTCAATCTGGGCGAGGCTACTTTCGTCAGCCAAAACCGAGCTGATGAATGCCAGCGGCAAAAGTTGAAGGAACCGCATGGCGAAGTGCATGTGCAGTAGTAGATGTCTCTTGGCCCAGGAATAAAGAAGTGAGGAAGGAAGCACAGAGCAGAGCCTACGAGATCTATAGCGGCAGAGAGCGTAGCATTATATAACAGTTTGGCTATGTTAACTTCTTACCCCAGACTGTAACAAAAGGCGCCGTTGCATTAACACTGACCACTACTGCAACTATTACACCTATTAAGGTTACACCTTCCTGTCTGCGAGCTTGGCATGGAAGCTATTCCAACATGCGCACCTCTAGTCTGGGGTTTCCTCCGAGGGTCGTACCGGATCGCCGCGAATGACGCTCTTCTGGGGTAGCAGCGCCGATCCCTGCCACCGACCTGCCCACTCATTGCCTTGATCACGCGATGACAGGCCCCAGGAAATACCTCCATGATCCGCAGTTTCGCTGATCGGCAATTGAATGCCATTGGTGCGCAAAATCGGGTTCGTATCGTTTGGGGCAGCAGAATATCGGGCAGAACCTAATGTTTAAGCCAGCCAATGCCTGTCAACGATTCGCGCCCGGACTCGGGGGACCAAGGCAGGGGGAGAAGCGCTCGAATGGTAGGTAAGAAAGCCGAGGTTATAGAGTGGTCTACACGTGGCTAAATAACCCGAGCTGGGGAAGAACACAGCATGCGGGGTTTTAAGCCATGGCAGCAATTGGGTGCCCATAAAGATgaaaataaatacctcttaggaGTACACAAGAAGCGGATAGAGTGCTGTGGGCCAAGGTCACGTCCACAGGGCATCAGGGGTCATGAGTTTCTTGGGAACACCCGTATTTTCAAGAGAAACCAACTATGTACTGATATTGTAAAAACTATGTTCTGCTACATCTGAATATACTCGAGAATAACAAACCGCACCTAACATCCACCCCGTCGAGCCATAAGGTACCTTCAAAGATGTGCTTACAGCTTCTGGCCAGCGGTGCCAGGGATGGTGGAAGCAACCTTGGCGGAGCCGAGAGCGCTGACCTTGTAGGGCAGCGAAGCAGAGGTCAGGGTACCCTTGGGGGCAGAGTTGACAGAGCCGCCAAGGTTGACATCCTCAACAACGGCGTAACCAGTCTCCTTGGAGTcggcgaagaagatggcgcGCTCGGCAGAGTTGGCAAAGGCGGAGCTCTGGACGAGGACCTGGGCGCCCATGCGGGTGTTGACACCGGAGAGGATGATGCCATCCCAGTAGTTGTTGACAATGTGGACAGTGGCGAAGCGGATGAGGGGCTGACGGCTGTTGACGTTCTTCCAGTAGTTGTTGGCATAGGTGATGTGGAGCTTGCCTCGGTCCTCCGAGGCGTTGCTGTCGGAGTGACCAATCAGAGAGCCCTTCCACTGTAGTGATGAACGTCAGTATATACTTTCTGTCTAATGCAAGTTGTTTGTTGACTTACGTGGTCGTGGAAGTAGGTGTTGGAGACAGTCACCCAGTCAGCACCGTGGGAGATGTCAAGAAGACCATCGAGGTCATCCTTTCCGCCACTGAGGTCGCCAGAAAGGTCGCAGTGGTCGACCCAGACGTTGGTAGACTCATCAATACCAATAGCATCACCGTTGCTGGCATCAACCTGGCCAATCTTCAGGTTGCGCAGGATGACGTTCTTCTGGCGACGGACGTAGATGCCGACACCGGTGAGGGCTGTTTAAAATTAGAAATCGCCAAATATGAAGGAACTCTGAGCGAACTTACAGCTTCCAGCAGCACcgatgatggtcttgtcAGACGTAGGGCGGACGCGGTCAGAGCCCGACAGCTTGCCAGAGACAATGATGGTGAGAGGGCCATCACGCTTGGCAGCCTCAATAAGAGCGGCAACAGAGTTGACAGTGATGGTCTCACCGGCGGCACCACCAGTAGTGCCACCGTTCTGAGTGCAGTAACCAACGCTGCAGGCCTCCTTGGACTGGCGCTTGATCAGCTCGTCACGCGACTCAATAGGAGAGGCAACGGCGACGGTCGCCAAAAGGGTAGTGAAAACAGAAGACAGCTTCATgatgagagagaaagagggaaCAAATAGGAAGGCTTGAGTGACAGATAGTTGGAGTAAGAAGATAAGGTTGAAAATAAGGGGTTGCCAAGTGTGGACCAGCCGGGGAAGgaagaaataagcttaatgTTGGTTAGCGAAGTGAAAAAAACATCACATCAAGAGGCGGACAAGCTCGACTCTTATAGACAACAGAACACACAGAGAAACAAGTCCAGATGAATAATTAATCCATATTCGTGCCCACGGAGCCCGGAGCATTGCCTAGACCTGCCGCATCGGGAGCCTCGCTCACGTTTTTTTGACTTCTACAAAGAAAGGGGGATGCTAAGTTACAAAGAGTGGTTCTCCCAAGGACGTGAAACAGAAACGATCAAGGATATGTGGATGTGACGTTTTGGGAGTTGGGAAGTGCCGTCATTGGTGGGTTTTGTGTGTCACCCACCGAACGGTTGGTGGAAAATCTAGCGAGCCACCCAGCGGAGGCCGTGATAGATGGATTTAGGACCCGTCGATTTCTCAGGTGCGACTCAGGAGCGAAGATCTATATTACCGTACTGCGGTAAAGGATCACGGTACCCTTCGGAATTCAAGCGTACCGCTTTGGCCCGGCCAGGGGTCTACGAGTGACATTCTTACGTACAATGGCTACGCGATGGCGTAATCTGCGTCGAATACGACGATGTTATCTGATCCCAGGAGGGCTTTGTGTTGACACGAGGAATTAAGTTTTCCCTCGTACGAGTTTATATATTCCGGCCTTCCCGCTTGTTCGTTGTTTCAAGGGTGACAGAAAGTGGCATATGGAAACTTGCTCACCGGGCACGGCAATGGTAGAGACACGGAGCTCGGTCACTTATCTAGGCCCGTTCGTCACTTTAAATACGGGTTTCTTTACTCCGGAGCAACATTGTAAGAATGACACATGTAGGATAAGAAGGCGCAAGTCCAAGTTGGCGCATCAGCCATGGACATTAGTGCTTGAACCACTTCACTTTGCCTGTAGATGCAGCGAGAGTTCTGAACATGGGAGTAAGCACCACGGCTCTCGCACAATGGGACATGACGCTACAAACCGGAATCAGCATCATTCGGTTTTATAAGTGTTGCGTGGCATGCCTTGGAATATTTGACCAACAGTGTTGGCACACCAAGAACTAGAGCCAGTAATTGTCACGTCACCAAGTTGTTCGAAAAGCCATGTCTTTTGCAAGATTCAAACAAAGGCAGTGTTTCCTTATCTTCCTGTCACAACGAGCCACGAGTGAGCAAAGATTGGCGAGCTGGTCGACTTGTGTAGATATCGATAGCGCTTTTTACGATTGGTGATTTATTGCATATTTTTATTGAGAGTAGATACTCTAAGTGATTTTTTCAATGAGAAACTACGACGCTATAATGTGAATGAAAGTGGGATGTTCTTGACGGGCAATGCCTTCATCTGGTAGCTGGAAAGTGGACGAAGCCCAGAACCCAACATCTTTGCCTCCACACGCGGGCTCTTCTGGCTCCGAATGACATTTAAAATACAGTTAGCATGGAAAAACTTTCGTATGAATCGCTAAACTATGTTTATCCTGTTCCTTCTTCGTTTTCTTAATGTTGCAAGACTCTCCTTGGCTATAGGTTAAGTCTCACAATTCGGAGGAAGAGATTGCATCTGTGCCATATTTAGGTTTTGACTATGATCGCTACCGCCAATGACGGCTTCTTATTTGCTATCTTAATTGAGCTCTGGTAACGGCAACACTACGCATAGTTCGTTAGCTGGAGATCTCCCTCCTAGCGTGCTGGGAGCTGAGTCGCCAGCATGCTGAGATTGGAGATGCAGGGATTCGTATGTGAAATAAGTCGGATGGGATGTCGCGTACCTAGTTCGGAACTTAAATCACTTCATCTATAGTTTAGGGACTGCTTCTTTCGTTGTATTCTACCCTTGCCCATCATTTCTGTTTTCTTACAGAGTTttgatcaagaagctctaTAAGTCACAAACTGCTAGACAGAAGAACAAATATCACTTCTTTCAACATACTACTGGATCGAGTACAACAATGTATCACTTCTCAATGTATTGATATAGCTGAAATGAAGGGGCCGTGAAAAAacccatcgtcatcatgggGTTCTGGTGATCGTGAGCATCTTGTTTCTTCCATCGCGAAACAAGAGCCGTGATTGGATGGAAATATCATCCCAAATTTCCCACAAATAAGATCACTTCCCAGCAAAGATCTTGAGCTAACCCCGCCTTCCCCCAACCCCGCAAACTGCCCACGTTAAGGCGTAGCACCTTCTTGGCTGCAGAGAGAAGCCAGTCAAGCCTGGTCAACCCCAGACCAGATTTTCGGTCTGTCAAGGATCGGGGGAAATCTCACTTTAAGCTTAAGCCAGTGATTCACGGAATCTTGAAAGCAAATTCTTCCGTAGGCTGGGGTTGGACGACCTGTCATCCATCGTGCACCGCCAGCAACTTGCACTTGACTGAATTCGATAGACGAGAGGCAAGCCATCAAGCAGAGAATCCATGCCATCGGGCCATCGCATCTGTTGGCATGACAGAGTTGTTGACATTCAGCCAGCCGGGAGGATGGTGACAAGGGACTTGTGAGCTGCAAACATGTTGGGGGCACCGGGAAGACTCTAACCGATGTTGGGGGCAAGCGAGTATATAAGTGACCTTGTGGAAGGCATATTGACTCTCTAGGGCTTCTCAGAGACTGTGCATTGACTCACTGTTCTTCTTTCAACTCTTTACTGTGTCGTTACTCACATCACTAGCCTCCTGCCCATCTACACAATGAAGGCTTCCGTGCTTCTGTCTCTCCTCCCTGCCCTTTCTCAGTCCGCCGTCATTGGACCTCGCCAGTCCAAGACTGGTGATGGCAGTCAAGGTGACAGTGATGCTACCCAGGGAGACCTTGGCGAGCGGCCACCTCCTCGCTTCCCTTTCCCAATCACAAAGTTCCCGGTGGCGAAGGAGACAGTGGTCTTCGAGAATGCCAAGTACATCATGCCTGGAGAGGTCTTTGATGGCGGGATGAAGCGTTACGAGCGTCCCGAAGGCAGCTGCAATGAGCAGGCTGAGGGCACTGACGCAGATGCTGTCTTCAACCTGCTGCCAGGATCCACCATCCGAAACGTCATCATCGGAAAGAACCAAGCAGAGGGCATCCATGCCCTGGGTGATGCTTGGGTGGAGAACGGTATGTTGAAATTATCAACCATATTAGGCCAGCGACTAACAAATTCAAGTTTGGTGGGAGGACGTGTGCGAAGATGCATTGACCTCCAAGGGACTCAACACACAACTCAGAGTCATTGGTGGTGGAGCTCGAAGTGCCACAGACAAGGTCAGTCGGTGTCTTAACTACGACAGGGCCCTTAAGCTAACATTTGCTGTCACAGATCTTCCAAGACAACTCGCTTGGTGGCAAGTACAACATCACAGGCTTCTATGCCGAGAACTTTGGCACCTTCTACCAGTCCTGTGGCAACTGCCTCAACCAGGCCAAGCGAAACGCCACCATCCAGAACGTGGTCGCAGTGAATGGCCTGAGAATGGGCATTGTAAGTACCTCTGAGCTTCTGGCATCTGACTTGTCATATGCTGACAACCTATTTAGATCAACCCCAACTATGGCGATGAGTTCCGCCTCAAGAACTCTCAGATCGACAACGTCACCAGTATTGTAGATAAGGAGATTGGAAACAATGTCCAAACAGTCCCCTACTACATCGGCAACGGACCTGATGAGAAGTATGCTCTCTACAACGAGACAAGGGACCACATCACCGACTTTGAGGGCAAGGTCACCAACCAGTATGAGCCGGAGGACCCTTATGAGTGGCTGTCCGAGTTCTGGCCCGAGGGATTCAACTAAATGGAAGTGAAACTGTGGTGAGAGTATATAGGAGCGGTTCACTTTCAGGGTAGAATCTGGGCGCCGCTGGGACTGTGAGTGCCGAACTGTGATGAATCTTAGATACCACCCATTCACtgtaaatattaataaaattgtTGCCTCTAAAGCTTTTGCGCGTTTTACACTCGAGGTTGTTTGAGCAAGTTGTAAAAATATTGTTTGTATCAGGGACGTAATGATGCAGCCACTCGGGAGAGAATCGTCGAGCATGTTGCCAAGGAAAGTCTCGATTTATTTCATACTATCATTGGTTTTTTATACTTGGTATGAGTCGCAACCGTCTAGGCAATCAATTTTCGCAGATCGGATTCATTCTGGCTCTCAATGTCGCCCAATCGAGCGACCTCGTTGCCCTATCAAACCGTTAGTTGTATGAAAATAAAAACATTGAAGGGCTAAGGCGGTTACATATTGGTACCGGACAACCGTAGGAACTCCCTGAATGTTGTACGGCTCATTGCGGTACTTGTTCTTGGGGTTGCCCTTCCACTCGGCGAATGATCCCACGCGGACGATGTAGGCGGTCGGCGCCGAATCAGCTCCAAAGACACTATTCAGAGCAGGGAGGGCATCGCGGCAGTCTGGGCACCAGGATGGCTCGCCAGAGGCGAAATAGACGACGTAGTGAAGGTCGTTGGTGGTAGGGGGAGTATCGGCGTCGATGAGAGGCATTTTTGCTGAGCGGGTGAGGTAGCGAGTAGACTAAGTTCAAGAAAGACTGTTGAAAACAAGCGTTTTCGTTCTATTGGAAGATAAGAAAGAAGGGAGAAGGCCGTGAATGTGAGTTAAGACGAGGTTATATCCAAGTCTCAAGTCACGGGTGAGGTCGGGTTAAATTTATCAGCCCCTCTTGATTGGTAACCGCACCGTGCGAAAACGATGACAGTGCGGACAGATCCACCTGAGCTTCAAATACGAATCATCAGCTGATACCGACGTCGCAAGGCTCCGCGATCAATTACAGACAAGTGCAATTGTGTCATTTATTGGAGTATCCCGTTCCACAGCTGCAATTTTGGGCAGGTAGAACTATTGAAGGAGGCTCGACATGGTGCGAAGACATCAGTGGTCAAGAGTATCCACACAGTGCACACCCGCTCCAGGGTATCACGCAAGTCACTTTGGAATGTCGTGATTTGCTTCATCGACCTTCGCACTCTTCCTTGTCAAAGAATATTTCCATCAAAATATCATGACGGTTTGATTTATTTTCCGATGAAGGGACTTATGAAACAGGCTGACGACAGTGG
The window above is part of the Fusarium falciforme chromosome 3, complete sequence genome. Proteins encoded here:
- a CDS encoding Pectate lyase, giving the protein MKASVLLSLLPALSQSAVIGPRQSKTGDGSQGDSDATQGDLGERPPPRFPFPITKFPVAKETVVFENAKYIMPGEVFDGGMKRYERPEGSCNEQAEGTDADAVFNLLPGSTIRNVIIGKNQAEGIHALGDAWVENVWWEDVCEDALTSKGLNTQLRVIGGGARSATDKIFQDNSLGGKYNITGFYAENFGTFYQSCGNCLNQAKRNATIQNVVAVNGLRMGIINPNYGDEFRLKNSQIDNVTSIVDKEIGNNVQTVPYYIGNGPDEKYALYNETRDHITDFEGKVTNQYEPEDPYEWLSEFWPEGFN
- a CDS encoding Polysaccharide lyase family 1, yielding MKLSSVFTTLLATVAVASPIESRDELIKRQSKEACSVGYCTQNGGTTGGAAGETITVNSVAALIEAAKRDGPLTIIVSGKLSGSDRVRPTSDKTIIGAAGSSLTGVGIYVRRQKNVILRNLKIGQVDASNGDAIGIDESTNVWVDHCDLSGDLSGGKDDLDGLLDISHGADWVTVSNTYFHDHWKGSLIGHSDSNASEDRGKLHITYANNYWKNVNSRQPLIRFATVHIVNNYWDGIILSGVNTRMGAQVLVQSSAFANSAERAIFFADSKETGYAVVEDVNLGGSVNSAPKGTLTSASLPYKVSALGSAKVASTIPGTAGQKL
- a CDS encoding DUF953 domain-containing protein; this encodes MPLIDADTPPTTNDLHYVVYFASGEPSWCPDCRDALPALNSVFGADSAPTAYIVRVGSFAEWKGNPKNKYRNEPYNIQGVPTVVRYQYGNEVARLGDIESQNESDLRKLIA